acgatgatggaTTATGTTcactttctaatttattttctgattCATTGGTCGGTGTAACAGTTGTAGTTCTGTAACTCGTTCTAGACATATATTTGTATCTACCAGTAGTATCTCTGTTTCCTGTGTATTCATTGTTCTGTTGAGATTTCAAATTGGAGAGCCTTTGTTTAGATTGGGTTATCTGATTAGGAGGTTCCATAGTAGTAgaagtggtggtggtagtagtagcagtGATTTGCGacaatctatttttataatccattcgacttttataatctttaatactGAATCTCGGTCTGGTTGTATTACCAAATCTCATTGGTCGTATTTTAAGTCTTGACGTAGTTGAAGAAACGTGAGATGGTTGGGTAACAGCAGTTTTAACGATCGAAGTTGTCGTAGATGGTGGCGATGGTGacagtgatggtggtggtgtaGTAGttgtactagtagtagtactagctATATtacttgttgttgttgttgttgttgttgttgttgttattgttgctgTCTTAGTACCTGTAGTTGCCGTAGGCAACGTCGTTATAcctttatcgaaataatatccATCGGTCTTAACGAACAAATCCTCGAGAGGAATATTCGTGACGACATTTGGATTTGttcgatgatgattatgatcgTGAATACGTTGAGAATCCTCGGTGTTATTACTTCTCGTTAATTCGGTTGGGTATTCCGATTGAATAATTTCGGTAGTATAATCTCGATGATCGTCATCGGTATATTGAGAACCAACGGATGTGTAGTCGAAGTATTGGTTGTTGGGTAAGTTCGATGTATATCTGTTATCCTCGACATATTTCTCAGAATGTTGTTCGGTATTACCCTTGTACGTATTCACAGGAGTCTGAATAATTTCAGTAACGATTTCGGCTTCATAGGGCTCTCCGTGGTTAACCCTAACTCGATTACCAGGACGTTTCCGTATGTTCGGTCGTCTCTCGAAATGTGTTTCCTCGTTCGTTTGATAACTCGGCTTGATACGTCTACGTCTATTGGGATCAAGCTGTTGCTGTTGTATATCTTCATACTTTTCATAGTATGCACCTTCAGTTAAAGTAATAGGTTCTtgagtcgtcgtagtcgtcgtagtcgaaGGACGTCTTCTACGTTGACCCGATAATCCTGGCCTACGTGTTCTCGATCTTTGAGTTGTACTTGGGGAACTTGGGAAAGTTACAGATTCCGGTGAAATAGTCGTATGTACGGATACTTCTTCGACAGGGAAAGTATAAGGTATGAATGTTTCCGGTGATTCAGTAGGTATCTCAGTTGTAATTATATTCTCATAACCTGTAGGACTTGTATTTGTAACGCCaggtttctttcttctatattGATCACGCGATGGTTTTTGTTGTCTTTGAGATTGCAATTCAGGttcttgataattaatatattcctGTTGCTGATTATTCAATTCCTTATGATAATCTgtctgttgttgctgttgctgctgctgctgttgctgctgctgctgctgctgctgctgctgctgctgctgctgctgctgttgttgttgttgaacGTATTGCGTTTGATATTCCTGATTTTCAAAGCTCGTCTTTAATGGTACACCATCTGATTCCGGTTGTTGTTGaatctaaataaaaacgaaacgaaatattacatatcatTTTCTAAACGATATCATTCGAGAACGaagattttcaatattacCTGCGATCCATGTGACGTATTATGCTCTATGAAAGTATTTTGTTCGTTGTAGATGTTAGGCGATTGAGAAGTAACCCTAGGGATTTCGTATTGGGATAATTCGATTGAATAAGGTCTTTCTCTGTTATTATTGATCTTGGAGAATTCAATTTGatctgtaatatttttctcgataaaagAACCACCATTctcatctttctccttttgttGTTTAATCAATTTCTGTAATTCCTCTTGATGTTTCTTCAATTCCTCTTGCTGTTGTTTTTGAATTTCGAGTTGTTGCTGACGTTCCTGTTCGGCAAGACGTTGCCTGTCACGTTGTACAAGCTGTTGTTGAATGATAAACTGTTGCTCATTGAAATGTTTCAACGATATACTCTCCGGCGTTTCATAATCTTGTTGCTGGCTGGGTACGACCGAGCTTTGATATTGATGTACTTGAGGATTAACGTAAACCATTTTTGGAACTTGAGGAAGTTGACTAGGTTGTATAATATTGGAAGTGAATTTATTCGGTGGATTTATCCTTGGTAATACCTCGTTTATATCGGatggatatttattttttgataatggCCAAGATGGTGGTGGAGGAGTTAAATCTTGTTGTTCAGATACATAATAAGTATTGGGTATACCCGAGGTTGATAAAATATCACCATGATTGTCGTTCTGTTTGATGCTTGCCGTAGTACTatgagaatttttataataatcatcgatATCACGTACAACGTCATTCGTATGAACGTATGTCGACGATTGATCTTGAACTTGAGGTGCTACAGTAGTAGACGATGTACCGATCGTAGAAGTGGAATAAACTTCGGGTGGTAATAATGTGTCATAGGGTACCGACGGtctaaaattatattcgttatatatcGAGGACGGTGTCACGTAGCTAACTTCATGACTCTCGTGTACAAGATAAGCCGGATCTCTTTCGTATGatgttttataatgatttataggATGATTCACTTGGGTATAAAAATTACCATTAGACGTATGTATTTGTGGCTGATATCTGTCATAATTTGGACGACGTTTTTGTTCGACGATCCTATCGTCTTTAACAAAATCGACGTTTACATCGGTACCAGGTGGTTGAAGATATGGTTTGGCATTGccagatatttttaaagattcgAATGGTTTAGCTTGATGTCGCGGTGGTTGAAGAAGTTGAGGTACACCAGGATAACCATTGTTGTAATAGGACGTTGGTGGTCTATTTTTCGATGGGGTTGGCGGAACTGGATTAGTAGTTGATGTGTATCCCTTGATAAAATAAGTGGCAGCTCTTACTGCATCTGGTACAATTTGATGTGCCTGTGGTGGTACGTATGCCGGTTGTCTTAAGAAATCGTTAACGATCGAATAACTATTATCCCTGATAACTTTGCGCGGTGGTTCAGAATGTTCAAAACGATATGCGTCCTTGGGCGGTGGTATCAAAAAAGTATAATCCCTTGTTTCACTGGCAACGTatttgttaacgttattaccgtggCTCTGTTGTGAAACTTTTTGTCCTTCACCGCGTGCTTTAGCCGCGGCATTACCAAAAACTGTGAAACTACCGAGTATAGTAGGCGGACTGTAATCTTGATTCGACGTAGAACCCTGCTTGTTTTTGTTCCTTTGAGGCTTCAGTTTTTCCGACTTGATCATGTGCTCTTGAAGTTTACCTAATacaggatgaggatgaggaagaggcTGCTGTGCGTTTCTCTCGAGATGATTAGCCGGCTTTACGTTAGTACCAATCGTATCTTCGTATCCATTTGCCAGTGGTCTCCATCCATTGGCGATCATTGACGATCGTGTTGGtgactgtaaaaaaaaaaagaaaaaaaaaaaaaaaagatagaaaaaaaaacgtagaaaaatagaaaaaataacatcattgatttcttttttaatttctttttttttttttttttctcgattataAATACGTCGATTTTGAAAAGTTTCACCGTTTAGAGAAAATGATAGTTCTCTAATAACGGATACTTTTACTTCCATGTTGAAAATGAACTGTGATAGTTCTGTCGAATCTGACGTaatgagaaattattaaatatgatcgatataaataaattatgtagAGAATTATGGTCtttgagaaatgaaaatgaatgaagagATCaaagtatacacacacacacacacatatatatatatatattcgctttcacgataatttaatatataacaatgtaCTTACAGTTTTAACATCAGAACGGTCTATGGACACGGTAATCGCCCCGACCGTGGTCAACAGCCATGTTGCAAGGACATCTAggatacaaacaaaaaaaaatatatatatatatacatatatatatatataatcattttatcttaattatttctatttcgtaTGTAATAGGATCATTTGATTGCATTTATAAAAACTAATTTCAAACAATAGACCACtaattgtataaaatcattaatttttaatggtatatatatatatatatatatatatatatatgtatgtatgtacttacaatTTGATATCCGTTTCAACGACATCGTGGCAGACCATGAGATCATTTATTCGAGAATTCTgtaatataaaacgataaatagaCGATTATCTGTGTTAAGATTACTTTTAAGTGGACGATTAATCGAAAGTTTGAAAAGTCAGGGTTCTCTAATGGAAAGTATATCGTCGAAAGCGGAACAGGAGGattaagaggaaagaaagaaagagagagagagatagagagagagaaaaggtagaTCGAAGGAGTTTAGTATGTACCCAGATCCTTTATGATACTAGAAGAggagtatatttttctttagaattatGATAcagggagaaaggaaatatagaAAGCGCCGGACATCTATCATCATTTTTAGGATCGTTTCCGCAGCGCGGTTTCTCGTttctatgttatatatacatatacgtacgtacatacgtatatgtatatatcgaagtaataacgaaattcagaaagtagaaagaattttaaccttttttctttttttcttcatgaaaaagaaataaaataaagttggTCAACTTTTTTTCGCGACttgtaaaaatgaagaaaaaagaaaagatttcgaCGTAAATCGAGTTATCATAAgcgagtaaaaaaagaaaaaaaaaaaaaggaaagaaaggaaaaagatgtgaattaattgattaagaaaaatcaatattaaaatgaaaaaaaaaaaaaaaaaaaaaaaaaaaaaaagaagaagaagaagaagaagaaaaaccaaaCCAAAGACAAacgggggaagaaaaaaaaaaagaaataagaagaaagaatgaatcgattgaaaataaatttttattgttatctcGATCATCTTTGATATCAATTGTCCTTTGTCTTggaatgatctttttttcttttccttcttctttttttttttttctttttcttctcttacagAATTTTAATCAAAGAGAGCGATCATCATCGGAAGATCGTGATATTCGAATTCATGCATTGAAGcgtattaatatcattactaTAAATTATCTTGTTCGTCCTTTATGCGAATTAGTTTATGTGTATCATTACATGTCAGTTATCATTCCGAACGACGACGCATATCCACAATCGTTTGATTCGCTGGCGAAAGGAAATCGTGCTGCATGATACGAGAAATGTCACTTTTGTTACAAAAGTTTTACAAAGGGAAAGTTTATATTCATTGTTTTCGacgatttcctttttcttttcgactagattaaatatagagaaatgatttaattttttttttagcgatTAACAATTCAATACAATAATcgtttcaataatataaattaaataaatgatttaaaaaaaaaaaaaaaaaaaaacaaaaaaaagtaaatagagaacattaacgattaattgattgaattaaaaagaaaaataatatcaataatattatacgtataatatgaataaaataaaaattgtttaagaaCGAATAGGTTAAGATGAAGGattgagaagaagaaaaaaagaaaagaacgaaataaaatagaagataaaacAGATTGAGGTGGATTGAAAATgtcggaataaaaaaaataaaatgtgagataattaataaaacaaaaggaaaactttctttttttttcttttcttttttttttttttttttttttttttttttttttttgtaaaaaatgcAATGATGAAGgtaaaggatgaaaaaagaaaaagataaaatgaacgaaatcAAGAATTAAatagttaaaataaatgataaggGAGTGAATGATAAAGATgtttaatagaaaatgatgaaggagagataaaacgataaagtaataataataattattattattattactttatatttttataaaaattgtagaatTAAAGggcttttaatattttactttaggAACGTAAAACGTAAAACGTAGAAcgtagaacgaagaagaaggggaagaaggaaaagatctttcctttctcgtagtttatttatttttattttttaaaaggaacGTCGCTCTTGACATGAAGAATGACCACATTCAGACTGATCTACGACTTGAGCACATCTGCGAGGCGAAGCTACAATATGtcattttttcttgataaataGTTTTAGAGTAACGTTGGGAAACGCGACTTTTTGGAaacatatgtatttttcttcttcttcttcttcttctttctttttttctttctatctttcatgtTACTTctatttgtcttctttttcttttcttttcttttttgtttctatttatttatttatttattttttcttttttttttttttaaattcaactACATACACAATAAATACAGTAAACGTTCGGACAGTTTACAATTTACAACTCTATCATTATTCGATGAATGCTTTTACGTATattgtaaaagaatattaaagtcGCCGgacatctttattatttaatatttttttttttttaaccatgcATTCGATTACGTTTTcgtgtattttctttatcatctctttattcttgtatttcttttcttttctattcttttttcttccgtcCTTCCTTTAAGAACGATAAAGgtgagtttatatatatatatatatatatcgtacgtTATTAGAAATTCCACGTAGAATTtttgtgaaatattatttctcttatttttcttttctttttatttatttatttattttttgtttctcttctttacttctttgTCCGTTTACATCTCTTCGTAAACCTACCCCTCTCGTTAAAGTTTCAATTTTCGATTCTCAAAAGCACGGAGTTTCGTGcttttaagaaataaagaggaagagaagggaagtgaagaagtaagaaaaaaaaaaaagggaaggaagattagagaagaataaaatatgcgcattcttaaaattattatacttttaacgACGGTGGCGCCGTCGTTTATATGTGGGGCGCAAAATCGACGGAAAATCAATATGGCCGAGCACATTCAAATTTCAACTCGGTATCCCGTACgagttaattatttaaaagcgTGCATCCCTATGGACATCGagatctatttctctctctctctctctctctctctctctctctctctctctctctctctctctttctctctcactttctcttttaatctccctctttttcgTATAGCACTCGAACGATAAATCCTTCTGTTTCGAGCGTTACGATTGCGATTTAACGCggcgaaaaaaatatttgaagattACGCGAGGgtagtagaaataaaaagaaaaagaaaaaaaaaaaaaaaatgaaaaatatcagaaTGACGTTTACTGCgagaattttaatatcgaaatttcCAAAGTAAAATtacaacaatatttttttccttttgaaaattttcaagatacATTTGTTCctcaatacaatattttcgtattattatttttaaataagatcGAACGATGTAATAccatcgagaaaaaaaaagaagaaagaaagaaaagaaaaaagagggaaaagaaataaaatcgtatctcttcgaaatataatgaaataaaattatatcgatttctatacgaaagaaatagaacctctctaataaaattaacttaatattaacaaaattacaagtatgatataataataataataataataataattaaaaaagaacagattgtttatgcaaaataaataaaatttattacattgaacgaattattattaaaaatcgtgtttttttcttttttttttttttatatattttttcctcatACTTTTACGTTTCCCGATGATTTTGATcgaggaagaaatagaaaggaagattaaagaaataaagagaaaggaaaagaagaaaaaaaagctaacaatatgtatgaaaagaaaaagaaaaaaaaaaaaaacaaaagaaaagaacaggaaaaagaagaagaagaagaagtagaaaaaagaaaaaagaaaaaaagatgaaagaaattcATAACTCCATGAGAGATATTCTCTCGATATGAATAAAGTGAAAGCATCGCTCGCGTATCTTAAATTTTACGCGTAATGGACATGAGAATTTCATTAACCGCGAACATTATAAGCGTGTACTTTCGAAAGCTCGTGAGCAAACGAGTTTAGGAATCTCTCGTTCAACTTTTCGCTTctaatggtttttttttcttttttttttttttttttttttttcttattcgtcgCAACAACATTAAAACGAGACCAcatgtaaaaagagaaagagaaagagaaagataaggtgaatgagggtgagagagagggagggaggtagggagggaaggggggaaaaaggagatagaaatcaaaaaatggaaaatgtgAGAAATAAGTCTTATCGACGACGTAATAGGCCAAGCAAAGTGGTAATAACGAGttctattgaaaaattttataatctacCTCTCACCGGTGTCTCTCACATTTCCTTGTAGAATTATACCACCTCGTTTAAATGTTCTTCGTCcttgtctctttctatatacttggatcttttctctctctctctctctctctctctctctctctctctttcttgcgtACACACGTACAGATACAcgtagacacacacacacacgcacatgcACAATATCTATAGaccatacacatatatgtatatacagatatatatatatatatatatatacatatacatatatatatatatatatatagataggcAGACAAATACATGGTCGAACAAGTCGCATAATTTGCTTAATGTATTCTTGTCCCAATCTCTCGTCTGGATAAGACCACGTAATCGCTGTGAAATGTTATTAGATTAGAATTAGGCCCTGGTAGgtaattacacacacacacatatatatatatatatatatatacgtatatatgtatgtagttgGAAAAGTAAATCCAGTTTCATTTAGTGAATGCTTTAGCATTTAGGTTTACATCGAAAGATTGAAATCTTTGAAATCTTTGAAATCTTTCGAGCATAGTTAAATTAAGTTAATATAATCAAACTGAAATTTTCGGTCAGTAATTATTAGataatcttcttcttattattattattattcttttatttccctcTAATGGATTATTTCttgatacgaaaagaaaagtaatttcaataagagaatatacttatatatatatatatatatattttttttttttttttatttttattttattttctttgtcattATGATAGATAAGTtttaatcgaagaagaaatcatttctatgaaagaaaataagtcaAGAATTCTCGTTCGTACGTTTAAAACTCTTTATACttattttaacgaataaaaccTTATCTCatctgaaataattttctctctctctctctctctcttgttcatttcatttcttcgtttcttcttctttttctctttctatctctctttctctttctgttttttttttttttttagtttttcttttttagttttccTAAAAATAAACTCCACttgtcgtcgttatcgtttatattgatTCATACAAATAGAAAGGAGTTGGTTGAAAtggaaattcaaataaaaaaaaaaaaaaaaaaagaaaaaagaaaaagaaagaaaaagtaagaataacagataaaagtaaaaaaaaaagaaaaataaataagtagaaaAGACGTGCAAGTAGGGTCGCATTTGCCATAAATTGCATTAGGTGTATGCCTGACGTATATCTCACTTTTTATGGGAGcccatttaaaatcattttactcCGCTTAACAAGCaacgatagaagagaaaacaaaaaaaaaagaaaaataaaaagagaacaaaagaaaaggagaacaaaaacaaaaaataatgaagtataaaagaaaagacgtaAGAGTTTGATCaacttgaataaaaaaaaaaaaaaaaaaaaaaaaaaaagaaaaaaaattattccttataatgcgattttataataatgttttgtTATTCCGGATAGAGAAttcaaagatataaaaatactgCCCTGAGGATTTGTGAATGATGAATTTTGAAAACTATGATACAtctctttatcatttatcacGTTATTCGTGtgttatctacatatatatatatatatatatatatatatatatatatatatatatatatgtcaacgTTGTTATATATGATGCAGGagttatgattatatattcgaGTGAAAGGATTCGATCGAGTCGAAACGAGatggaacaattttttttgtgaaaatgttcctaattatatatctgatatctttctattcgtatcatttttaatattattactttttttaatatttacataaatatttttatttaccaattacatacataatacgtataaatatatgtccTATAGTTATTCGTTcgtatggaagaaaaaaaacaaaagcaaaaaagaaaaaaaaaaagaaaaagaaaattgtatatgattttttatttacttctttttttccctctctctttctttctttttcttcttttttttttctttttcttttctctctctctctctctctctctctctctctctctctctcgaacaaAAATCACGTTCGCGATCTCTCACGCTCAAGTTTACGCTCTGCTTAACACGCTATAATAAACCTTTCGCTTTCCAAGCTTGTACGATAGAAGGAGAGTCATGTAAAGAATCGTGTAAACGAGTCTTAAAAGTTTATGCATTAATTgcctattattttcttttcttttctctctctctctctctctctctctctttttaaatctttaaatctttaccgtgcatgtatatttatagttaACTCAACGCGATCCAGAAATTCAATTGACCGTTCACTATATACACTGTAAGCGTTAGAAACGATTAGATGTATTATCGTACGAGAAGTTCGAGTGTTTGAGTGTttacgaattttttaaatgatcgattttCGATTCCATTTGCATCTGTATCCaaatcttttccctttcttttctttcttttctttttttttcttttcttttcttttcttttcttttctcttctcctctcgttctttctcttttttttttccttcttttttatatttgccttgttttctttttctgtctttttttttttctttttttttcctttttataatatcgattaagaTTGGAACGAGAAAAGCCGATTTCCTAGGCTCAACCCGTTAGGTAtgatggatattttttttgtttttttttttatatctgttTTATATGAAAACGATCGCGTTTTTTctctgtattatttttctctttctttttattctttttttctctctctctctctctctctctctctatatatatatatatatatatatatatatatatatatatatatatatatatatatatctttctctcttttttcttgttttcttttttcgtttcgttacgCATGTACATTccacgaaatatatatatatatatatatatatatgtatgtatttcatACAGATTTTGTGTTGCAATACTTTGTGACGtttggaaaatttatattaaaaatttcatacatGTCAGAgatttttgttgaaaataattcagaGTTATCgagatttaattatcattattgaaatAAGGTATACGAacttttgtattatttgtaatacatCACAAaatgtttgttattaattattgaactattaaaatattaataatacaaggtacgattcatttttaatcaCGATTTACAAAATTGGAAGGATGGATTTTGTACagaataattacgataataataataataacaataataataataataataataataataataatatcttctgAATCAAAATACAGATGTATccgtttaataaatatatgaatagtaaatatataataaaatataaatgcgtaaaaaaattatgaaaatctcgttggaaatataattaagaatgacataaaacgttaataaatttattatgatattattaacgaaacgtaattatatttaatcataattccctaatgaatcatttattataattaacttcGTTATTCGGATTTTaaatgaagtaaaagaaatactatgatcgattatgataatactactactactattactactactaataataataataatttggtataccaatttaatatatagttCAGTAATTAATTGATCAACAAATTAAGAGAATTATTCTCACGCTTtcgatttttcaattcttAATCCTAATAGGGTTTAAAGATGACTATAGTAACTTATAGAACGTTAAACATtcactttatattttaaatgtgaGATTATAGTTAGCCAATGTTGAACGTTCACTTTATATTAAAGGTGAGACTATAATTACTCAATGTTGAACGTTCACTTCATATCAAAGATTGACATTATAAGTATAGAACCgagagaattttatttctattaagaaATCTGAAtgaaagttataataatttgtttttctctcttttttcctttttcagaTATcctaatttacaattaaattacattataattaatatcattgtaattaatttcatatgattatatattggCAGatcaattatttgtatattatagttAGTCAATGAAAACTCATTAAGAGTATTACTCGATAAAAGTCattaactataattatatatagactagttgatttattaaattcaaaagtaaatgaattttcattaaatgtcAACGTAGTTCACGTATGGTCTTTTGGATTTATGTTAGAATAAGAGAATTATTATGTAATCCTGTTAGAGAGTTAAGTCGCATTCgcatcacttttttttttttctctct
Above is a genomic segment from Vespa velutina chromosome 13, iVesVel2.1, whole genome shotgun sequence containing:
- the LOC124953949 gene encoding putative mediator of RNA polymerase II transcription subunit 26, translated to MISWSATMSLKRISNYVLATWLLTTVGAITVSIDRSDVKTSPTRSSMIANGWRPLANGYEDTIGTNVKPANHLERNAQQPLPHPHPVLGKLQEHMIKSEKLKPQRNKNKQGSTSNQDYSPPTILGSFTVFGNAAAKARGEGQKVSQQSHGNNVNKYVASETRDYTFLIPPPKDAYRFEHSEPPRKVIRDNSYSIVNDFLRQPAYVPPQAHQIVPDAVRAATYFIKGYTSTTNPVPPTPSKNRPPTSYYNNGYPGVPQLLQPPRHQAKPFESLKISGNAKPYLQPPGTDVNVDFVKDDRIVEQKRRPNYDRYQPQIHTSNGNFYTQVNHPINHYKTSYERDPAYLVHESHEVSYVTPSSIYNEYNFRPSVPYDTLLPPEVYSTSTIGTSSTTVAPQVQDQSSTYVHTNDVVRDIDDYYKNSHSTTASIKQNDNHGDILSTSGIPNTYYVSEQQDLTPPPPSWPLSKNKYPSDINEVLPRINPPNKFTSNIIQPSQLPQVPKMVYVNPQVHQYQSSVVPSQQQDYETPESISLKHFNEQQFIIQQQLVQRDRQRLAEQERQQQLEIQKQQQEELKKHQEELQKLIKQQKEKDENGGSFIEKNITDQIEFSKINNNRERPYSIELSQYEIPRVTSQSPNIYNEQNTFIEHNTSHGSQIQQQPESDGVPLKTSFENQEYQTQYVQQQQQQQQQQQQQQQQQQQQQQQQQQQQQTDYHKELNNQQQEYINYQEPELQSQRQQKPSRDQYRRKKPGVTNTSPTGYENIITTEIPTESPETFIPYTFPVEEVSVHTTISPESVTFPSSPSTTQRSRTRRPGLSGQRRRRPSTTTTTTTQEPITLTEGAYYEKYEDIQQQQLDPNRRRRIKPSYQTNEETHFERRPNIRKRPGNRVRVNHGEPYEAEIVTEIIQTPVNTYKGNTEQHSEKYVEDNRYTSNLPNNQYFDYTSVGSQYTDDDHRDYTTEIIQSEYPTELTRSNNTEDSQRIHDHNHHRTNPNVVTNIPLEDLFVKTDGYYFDKGITTLPTATTGTKTATITTTTTTTTTTSNIASTTTSTTTTPPPSLSPSPPSTTTSIVKTAVTQPSHVSSTTSRLKIRPMRFGNTTRPRFSIKDYKSRMDYKNRLSQITATTTTTTSTTMEPPNQITQSKQRLSNLKSQQNNEYTGNRDTTGRYKYMSRTSYRTTTVTPTNESENKLESEHNPSSSSTTTERSTNRFVPKRRPISGNLYRSRISATTNNPNRSQQQQQQQQEQIDNENNSKYSTARPENVFSSSVRRRPINKNRQSVYKESSNSAYRDSNNNNNNNNNNKEELATEMAAEETSFYSAVTTSATSNRQNDILIDKDEPVSSNLSLKFNEENNPIDGKSDLMEIIKDKNDTIRIDVSNDDQDTTIVVLNENKDDKTSIEKQYESTTRFDVPTDEEELFAKASQSVADLTSSASALYDKPGMFKAVSPESRVISPHFKITTDEPTLPIEAFFQELSKKN